GGCGCTGGCCAGGTTGGCCACGGCGTTTTGAATGGTGGTCAGGCTACCGCTGACCTCATCAAGGAATAGCTTGCCGGCTTCGGTCAGGGTCAGGCGACGGGTACTGCGCTGAAACAGCCTGACGCCCAGGCGCACTTCCAGCTTGGCCACGCTTTTGCCGACCGCTGCCGGCGTCAGGCTAAGGTGCCGCGCCGCCTCGGCGAAGCTGCCGCCCTCGGCGCTGCGCACAAAGCATTCGATACTGCCAAAGCTTTCCATACCGCCCCACTCTAAACTTCTGGTTTACACAGACTATAGCAATCACGCTCTACCGGTGCCGACGAGCGAGGTCGATACTCACGCCATCAACCACTTGGAGATCGACATGACCACATCTACCCTCACTGGCAAAGTCGCCTTGGTTCAAGGCGGTTCCCGCGGCATCGGCGCTGCCATCGTCAAGCGCCTCGCCGCACAAGGCGCCGCCGTTGCCTTTACCTACGTCAGCTCGGCCGCCAAGGCTGAGGCGCTGCAGAACAGCGTGATCAGCGAAGGCGGCAAAGCCCTGGCGATCCACGCCGACAGCGCCGATGCCGCCGCGATCCGCAATGCGGTCAACGTGACGGTCGACACCTTCGGGCGCCTGGATATTCTGGTGAACAACGCGGGCGTGCTGGCCATCGCGCCGCTGGAAGCGTTCAAACTGGAGGACTTCGACCAGACCCTGGCGATCAACGTGCGCAGTGTCTTCATCGCCACCCAGGAAGCCGCGCGGCACATGGGTGAAGGGGGCCGGGTGATCAACATCGGCAGCACCAACGCCGAGCGCATGCCGTTTGGCGGCGGTGGGCCGTATGCGATGAGCAAGGCGGCGCTGGTAGGCCTGACCAAAGGCCTGGCCCGCGACCTGGGGCCACGGGGCATCACCATCAATAACGTGCAGCCAGGGCCGGTGGATACTGACATGAACCCGGCAGACAGTGATTTTGCCGAGAGTCTGATGGGGCTGATGGCGGTGGGACGCTATGGGCATGTGGAGGAAATCGCCAGCTTCGTCGCGTATCTCGCCGGGCCGGAAGCCGGGTACATCACAGGCGCCAGCTTGACCATCGACGGTGGCTTCAGCGCCTGAGGTTTAGGCAACACTGCACAACCCATGTGGGAGGGGGCTTGCCCCGGTACAAACCGGGGACATCGTTTACATTTCTAACCGGGGACATGGTTTACAGGTTAATACGCATGATCAGGAGGTAACTGATCATGCCCTGGAACCAAGAGTCCCCTATGAATCAGCGAATCAGACTGGTCGCCGACTGGCTTTCTGGCAACTACACCAAAAGCCAGTTGGCACGCCGCTTTAACATTAGTCGGCCTACCGTCGACAAATGGATTGCCCGGCACAACGGTGATTTAAAGTCCTTATCCGAACTGTCTCGGCGACCTCACAACAGCCCAAATAAAACCGACGAAGAGATCTTGGCCCGCGTCGTGGCGATGAAACAGGCTCACGATAAATGGGGGCCAAAGAAGCTTCTTGAGCTATTACGGCTTGAAGATCCCTCAGTCGCCTGGCCTTCTCCGAGTACAGCAGGCCAATGGCTTGATCGGCTCGGGCTCGTCAACAAGCGACGCTTCAAGCGCCGGCACAGTATTTCCCACGTAGAGATGCGAGAAGCCAACGAACCTAACAAGACGTGGTGCGCTGACTACAAAGGGCAATTCAAGATGCTTAACGCGCAGATGTGCTTCCCTTTGACCGTTACGGACCACGCGTCCCGGCTGATTCTGGCGTGCAGGGCCCATCCCAAGATCATGACCCAGCCGGTAAAACAAACATTTGAGAGGCTTTTTCAGGAGTACGGCATGCCGGAAGTTATCCGTTCGGACAACGGGGTTCCGTTCGCCTCTCCTGGCTTGGCAAGAATGTCCACATTGGCAGTTTGGTGGATACGCCTGGGCATCTATCCGGAGCGCACCATGCCTGGAAGGCCAGCGCAGAATGGCCGCCATGAGCGAATGCACCGTAGTTTGAAGCTTGAGCTGCCCTTAGGAAAAAACTTAGTCGAGCAGCAGCTTTTGCTGGAGCACTTCAGGCATGAGTTCAATTACGTACGCCCTCATGAAGCACTCGGTATGAAACGTCCGGGAGATTTGTATGTACCGTCCTCCCGACCTTACCCAGGATGCTTGCCCGATGTGGAGTATCCCGCGCAAATGAAGGTTCGCAGCGTCAGGCAGGATGGATCGATCAAATGGAACGGCAAGTTGGTATTTATCAGCGAGGCGCTATCTGGGGAACGGATAGGGCTCAAAGAAGCTGAAGATGATGTTTGGGATTTGTACCTGTGTGATTATCCCTTGGGGAGGCTTGGACGAGGTATGACCCGCGTCCAGGCCTCAAAAGTGTAAACGATGTCCCCGGTTTCAGATGTAAACGATGTCTACGGTTCTACACCCCGATAGCGGTGAGTCAGCTATAGATAAGCTGGCTGATACACCGCGATCGGGGGCAAGCCCCCTCCCACATTTTTCCGGGTTGAATCAGGTCATCGGCGGCAGGCCATACGCAGCCAGGTCAAACTCCGCGAGCTTGCGGATGATCTGGTCGGCATGCTGATACTTGCTGTCGGCCATGGCTTCATCGGGCACGGCGATAGCGGTCATGTGCGCCGCTTTCGCCGCCGTCACGCCGAACGGCGAGTCCTCGAATACCAGGCAATCCTCGGGCGCCACGCCCAGGCGACGCGCGGCGGTGAGGAAGATGTCCGGCGCAGGCTTGGCGGCGCCGACTTCCGGGTCGTCGGCGGTCACGATGGTGTCGAACAGGCCAAACCACTCGCGGTGCAAGGTGGTCTTGTGGCCGAACGAGTTGCGCGACGAACTGGTGCCCACGGCAATCGGAATATTGTGCGCTTTCAGATGCCGCACCAACGCCTCGGCACCGGGCATGCCCAAGGCTTTGGGAAAGCGTTCGCTCATCAGCGGTTCGCGAATTTCTAGAAACTCGGCCGGCGTGATCGGCAAGTGCAGCGCCTTGACGACGTAGTCTGCCAGGTCCTGGGCGCCGCGCCCGATGATGTGCTGCTTGATGCTCCAGTCATAGGTGCGGCCGTAGCGTTCGGCGATGATTTGCGTGACTTCGGTGTAGATGCCCTCAGTGTCCAGCAATAACCCGTCCATATCGAAAATCACGGCCTTGATCTGGACAGCGGTATGCGGTGCATTCATCACAACAGAACCCTGGAGAAAGACTAAAAGGATTCAGCACAATAACGGCCAGACTTGCTTGCGAGCAACCCTTTACACTGCCCGCTTTCCCGTAGAAGTGCCTGCAATGCTCTTTCGTGTAGCCGCCGACGGCCTGGTGCTGTTCCATTTGGGCTTTATCCTGTTCGTGTTATTTGGCGGGCTGCTTGCGCTCAAATGGCGATCGCTCATCTGGCTGCACCTGCCTGCGGCCGCCTGGGGCGTTGCCGTGGAAGTATTTCACCTGCCCTGCCCGCTCACTCGCTGGGAAAACCTGTTGCGCCACCTGGCCGGGCAGGACGGTTATGGCGCAGGCTTCATCGAGCACTACATCCTCACGCTGATCTATCCGGCCGGGCTGACGCCGCAGATCCAACTGGGCCTGGGCGCGCTGGTGCTGTTGGTCAATATCGCGGTGTATGCACGACTGATCCGGCGTTATCGACAGGCTTGAGACAGCCGCACTGGTGAAGAATCAGGGTTCCCCTGCCCCTGCATAGACGCCGCCATGTCCGAAGCTTTCGAAGTTCCCAGCCCCCACGAAAAACACCTCGAACACACCACCGAACACGCTCACGGCCGTGGCGACAGCTTCGCCAGCCGCATCGCCGTGATGACCGCCATCATGGCCACCGTTGGCGCCATGCTCAGCTACCAGGCCGGCTCCAGTGAAAGCGAGGCGGCGATGGACAAAAACAACGCCGCCATCATCAAGACCGAAGCCGCCAACCAATGGAATTACTACCAGGCCAAATCCAGCCGCCAAAACCTGGCGGAACTGGCCGCGCATATCCCTGGCGTGGATGCCGCCCACTACAACGACGAAATCCAGCGCTATAAAAGCCAGAAGGAAGAGGTGCGCAAACAGGCAGAAACGCTTGAAGCCAGCTCGCTGGAATGGGACCACAAATCCGAACAAGCGCTGCATCAGCACCATCGCTGGGCCCAGGCCATGACCGCGATTCAGATCGCGATTTCCCTGGCCGCGATCACCTTGCTCACACGCAAGGAGTGGCTCAAGCGCATGTCATATACCGCTGGCAGCGTGGCGGTGGTGCTCGGCAGCCTGGCTTGGCTGCATCTGTAATACCGACCGTGGAGGCAAGCGAGGTGATTTCAATCTGCTGACCGAGCGATTAGAGTGTCGCGCCTCGAGAATTGAATCTCGATATTCAGCCCATGGAGTTACTTGTGAAGTACATCAGCAAAGCAGTTGCAGCAGCCGTTCTCGGTTTCACTCTGGCAGGTTGCACCGGCACCGCCATGAAGACCCAGCAATACGACGCCAGCCAATACACCGTGCTCGGCCACAGCGAAGCCAGCGCCACCGGCATCATGCTGCTGGGCATTATTCCGATTGGCCAGAACAGCCGCTTCGTGCGCGCCCAGGATGCAGCCATCAAGGCCAAAGGCGGCGACGCGATGATCAACACCCAAGTGCAGGAAAAATGGTTCTGGGCCTGGGTACTCAATGGTTACACCACCAAGATCTCCGGTGATGTGGTCAAGTTGAAAACCACGCAATAAGTATTAAGCTGCCGGGGCGCTGCCCGGGCGAGCGTGGGATCGTGGGCCTGCCTTCAGGGGCTGGCCCATGAACCTCCGTCTTTTTACGCAATCGCCGCTGCTGCCCTGTAGAGCGTCAGCACAACGCTGACCCATAGCGGTATTGCGGCTGACCGCCGCGTCCGAGCCAGGCAAGCAGGTCCTCTAAATGAAGCTATCGTTTATCGTCTCGCTGGCGGTTCTGTCGCTGGCTCAACCGTCACTCTCCTTGGCAGACAATGCCAACGGAAAAAACCTCTACTTGCAGCGATGCGCCATGTGCCACGGAGCCGATATCCGAGGAACAGGACCGCTGGCCCGTAAAAGCAGCCCTCCTACACCTGACCTCACGACTTCCGTGTTCAAGAAACGCCTGCATGATTATCCGGGCGTCATCGTGTCATCAATCATCCTGCGGCCAAATGGAGACTTGATCCCGAACACGTTGCGAGAAAATGGTGTGAAGCTAGCGCCGCACGCCTGGAGCGTTAAGGACTTTCGCGACTTGAACCAGTATATGAGTGATGCCATCGCGAAAAGTCGCTGAGTTGAAGGTGAGCGCCACCATTCAAATATTACTCGCCGGGTTTTGGGAAAGAGGAACAACCCAATGGACAAGGTAGTGGAAGAAGACCTGTCGCGGCCGCAAGCGATCAGTTTGCGTGAGGCGTTCGGGTTCTGGTTGAAGCTCGGCTTCATCAGCTTCGGCGGGCCTGCCGGGCAGATCTCGATCATGCACCAGGAGTTGGTAGAGCGCCGGCGCTGGATATCCGAGCGCAGATTCCTGCACGCACTGAACTACTGCATGCTGCTCCCGGGGCCAGAAGCTCAACAGTTGGCGACCTACATCGGCTGGCTGATGCATCGAACCTGGGGCGGGGTGATTGCCGGGGCACTCTTCATATTGCCCTCCCTGTTCATACTGATTGCGTTGTCATGGATGTATATCGCCTTTGGCGACGTGCCTGTGGTGGCGGGACTGTTCTATGGCATCAAGCCGGCCGTAACCGCCATCGTGGTGCAGGCCGCCCATCGAATCGGCTCTCGGGCCTTGAAGAACAATGCGTTATGGGCGATAGCGGCGGCGTCATTCGTTGCAATCTTTGCGTTTAATGTTCCATTCCCGTTGATCGTGCTGTGCGCTGCGCTGATCGGTTATGCCGGTGGTCGTCTGGCACCGGAGAAATTCAGAGCAGGCGGCCATCGCGCCGCCGAAAAAACCTTCGGCCCGGCCTTGATCGATGACGACACCCCGCCGCCGGAGCATGCCCGATTCAGCTGGTTCAAACTGGCACTGCTCGCGCTGGTTGGCGCCGCGCTATGGGCGTTGCCGATGGGAGTACTGACCGTTCTTTTTGGGTGGGAAGGCACGTTCACTCAAATGAGCTGGTTCTTTACCAAGGCTGCGCTGCTGACCTTTGGCGGGGCCTACGCGGTGCTCCCCTATGTCTACCAGGGCGCGGTGGGCCACTATGGCTGGCTGACGCCGACGCAGATGATCGACGGGCTGGCGCTAGGGGAAACCACACCAGGGCCGCTGATCATGGTGGTGGCCTTCGTCGGCTTTGTCGGCGCCTATGTCTCGCAGGTGTTCGGTGCAGATCAACTGTTTCTGGCGGGAGCCGTCGCTGCCTGTCTGGTGACCTGGTTCACCTTCCTGCCTTCGTTCCTGTTCATCCTCGCGGGCGGCCCACTGGTGGAGTCGACCCACAACCAACTCAAGTTCACCGCACCACTCACCGCCATCACCGCCGCGGTGGTTGGCGTGATCCTCAATCTGGCGTGCTTCTTCGGCTATCACGTGCTTTGGCCGCAGGGTTTGAGCGGCTACCTGGACTGGCCTTCCGCGCTGATCGCCACGGCGGCGGCAGTGGCCTTGTTTCGCTTCAAACGGGGCGTTATCCAGGTACTGATGGGCTGCGCGCTAGTGGGCCTGGCCGTGCATCTGCTGCGGTAAAGCATGGGCTGGATGGGGTGTGAACCTTATGCGCTCAACCCGATCCAGCCATGAATGCCGACATAAAGGCCAACGCCGATAATCAGCACACTGGAAAAATAAGGCGCACGACGAGCAACCGTGCCCAGCCAAGGCCAACGGTTGGACGCCTGCCGGGCGCCAATGGCCGCCGCAGCCCCCACGGTGACCAGCGTGATCGCCAAGCCAATGCTGAAACACAGGACAAGCATGCCGCCCAATGCCACCTCCTTAACCTGAAGGCAGAGCAGCAGCACCGTAATGGCAGCAGGGCACGGAATCAGGCCGCCCGTGAGGCCAAACATCACGATCTGCCCCGTGGTGACTTCCCGGTTGGTAAAGCGCTTACGGATATCATCAGCATGGGCGCGCTCATGGGCATCCTGATAGCCATCACTTGCTAATTCGAGCCCCGCCATTTCCGCGTGCCCGTGATCGTGCTCCGCGTAATGCAGATCGTAATCATGGAAATGGCCTGCATGCCCGAGACTCAGGCAAACACTGAATTCATGGGGCTGCGGGATAGCAACCGACGACTCCACAAAGCCTTCGCGCTCAATGAAGGAAAACGATTGCAGGCTGCCGTCTGGTCGGGTTGTGGTCAGGCGAACATCCGAGGCGGACCAGGCATGGCCGGCGAGAGCTTTCAGACGCCAGTGCGGCGCGGTGCCCTCTTCGAAGATCGACAGTTCGACCCGACCATGGCCGGTATCCAGCCTGTGAACCTCGTCATGATGGCCATGTTCGTCGTGGTGGTGCGCATGGCCTTGCTCGAACTTGAACAGCTGCTCGCCGCGCCAAGTCCGCCATAGCATCCACAGCGCAATGGCGATAATCAGCGCAGCGGATGCCAACTGGAAATACGGTTCAGTGGTTTGAGCGTCCAAGCCTTTGCCCAGGTACATGCCGCCGATCGCCACCAGCCAGACTACGGCGGTGTGCGACAGGGTAGCCGCCAGGCCCAGCAACACCGCCTGTTTTACCGAGCCTCGAATGGCAACGATAAAGGCCGCCATCATGGTCTTTGAATGGCCGGGCTCAAGCCCGTGCAATGCACCGAGCACTATTGCACTGGGAAAATAAAGCCAAGCGTGAGCCCCGCCTTGCTGAAGCAAGTCCGCAAAATTTGGCATAAAAGACCTACTTCGAATAACGGCGGATGGCTTCAAGCAACTCGTCAACGCCCTTGGCCCGTTCTTCATCGCTCAACGCAGGGTTAGCGACATGGGCGTGAGCGTGCGCTTCGATGATCTCATCCATCAAACCGTTCATTGCCCCGCGGGTGGCTGCTGCGAGATGCAGGGTTTTCGCACAATCGGCGTCTGACTCCAGCGCTCGCTCGATGGCCTGTACCTGTCCCGCAATGCGTCGTACGCGTTTCAACAGATTGTCTTTTTGTGCATGCGTGTGAGACATACTATACCCCCCCTACCTATAGGGTGCGGATGATCACTTGAGTTGGGGGTATTGGCAAGGGGTAGGTGTGTTCATCTCGACTGGCTCGGCTCATGTACGGCCCGGATGATCCCATATCGGCCTTTTCGGCCACCCTGAAAACACAAAACCCCTGAAAACTTTTACGTTTTCAGGGGTCTTGTCATTTCGAATGTGGCGGTGAAGGAGAGATTCGAACTCTCGATACAATTTCTTGTATACACACTTTCCAGGCGTGCTCCTTAAGCCACTCGGACACTTCACCGTATCTCGTCAAACCAGTTCAGTCTGTCGAGGCGCGCTAATGTAGTCGAAAGCTTTTCTGATGGCAAAGGTTTTTTTGAGAATTTTCATGCGGTTAGACGGTTATGCCGGAACTGGGCCTGTGTGCGGTGGTGATTGTGCCAATCTCGGGCATGGATGGCGATGGTCTACGCTGGCTATTGTGCCCTGCCCCGGGCGCTCTGCTGCCGGGTGTGGGGCGAAAGCCTGACTGGGCAGTCAGTCATGGCGCTTTACCCGCGCGGGCGTGGTGGGTAACGTCTGCTGCATTCTTCTATAACAAGTCATATAAGGAACCGCGTCATGAGTGAGTTGATTGCCTACCACCTCGAAGACGGCATTGCGACGCTGACCCTGAGCAACGGCAAGGTAAATGCCATTTCTCCTGCCGTGGTCAGTGCGTTCAATGCGGCGCTGGATCAGGCGGAGAAGGATCGGGCGGTGGTGGTTATCACGGGCACGCCGGGGATTCTGTCGGGTGGTTATGATTTGAAGGTGATGACGGCCGGCCCTAAAGAGGCCATCGGCCTGGTGACGTCGGGTTCGACGCTGGCGCGTCGCCTGTTGTCGCATCCGTTCCCGGTGATCGTCGCGTGCCCTGGGCATGCGGTGGCCAAGGGGGCTTTCCTATTGCTGTCGGCGGATTATCGGATCGGTGTGGAAGGTCCGTTCAGCATTGGCCTCAATGAAGTGGCAATCGGCATGACCATGCACCACGCCGGTATTGAGTTGGCGCGCGATCGCCTGCGTAAGTCGGCGTTCCATCGGTCGGTGATCAATGCCGAGATGTTTGACCCCCAAGGCGCTCTGCAGGCAGGCTTCCTCGACAAGGTCGTGGCGCCGGAAGAGTTGCACGCAGCAGCCCTGGAGGCAGCTCGGCAGTTGAAAAAGATCAATATGAATGCCCACAAGCACACCAAGCTGAAAGTGCGTAAGGCTCTGCTGGATGCGTTGGACGATGCAATTATCCAGGACCAGGGCCACGTCCTGATGTAACGCCTACGTACACCATGCGAAAGCCCGGCCTTGAGTCGGGCTTTTTCTTACAGCCCAAACCGAAACAACCTGCGCCGCTCTAGACTGCCTTTCTTGGTAGATGTTGAAACATGCGCTTAAACATCGCCTATCTCCTACCTCTATAGGCGCAATTGCCGAATACAGTGCACATCCGTACACTGCGCCACCTTTTGTGCCGGTGGGCCGTGTCGATGCTTTTTCTGTTACGTATGTTGTTGATGAGCTTGCACTTTATCGTCGCTGGTGTGCTCGGCGTGCTGGTGGGGATCTGCCGCCCGTTCAATCCGGACAACAGCCGTATCTGTGCCCGCCTGTATGCGCTGCCAGCGATGTGGATCCTGCGCCTGAACGTGAAGGCCGATGTCGATTCCCTGCGCAACAAGCCCGGCACCTGTGTGGTGATCGCCAACCACCAGTCCAACTATGATCTCTTTGTGCTCGGCACCGTGGTGCCCTACCGCACGGTGTGCATCGCCAAGAAAAGCCTGAAATGGGTGCCATTGTTCGGCCAGTTGTTCTGGCTGGCCGGCAATGTGTTGATCGACCGCGGCAATGCGCACAAGGCGCGCCGTGCCATGCTCACCACCACCCGCACCTTGCAGCATGAAGACACCTCCATCTGGGTATTTCCCGAAGGCACGCGCAACCTGGGCAAAGGTTTGCTGCCGTTCAAAAAGGGCGCGTTCCATATGGCGATTGCCGCCGGTGTGCCGATCGTGCAGGTGTGTGTCAGTAACTACGTCACCCATATGCGCCTTAATCGCTGGAACAGTGGGGATGTGCTCATACGCTCGTTGGCGCCGATTCCTACTGTGGGGATGACGGCTGATGACGTTCCGGCCTTGATGCAAGCGTGTCAGAGACAGATGGACGAATGCATTGCGCAGATGGATCGCCAGCTGTGAAACGCTTGAACGCTTGAACGCCTGCGCCGTGACGGCGCTTGGTCTGGGGAGCGCGCAGGGCGACGCGGAGCGTCACGGGAGGCATTCCCACGCGGAGCGTGGGAACGATCAACGCAGAGCGTGGGAACGATCAGCCTAAGTAAGCCCAGCACCACCTTCATCACAACGGAACGCCATTCAGGCTAAGCTGCCCAACATCTGTCCTCTTGATAAGAAGTGATCAGCACCATGGGTAGAGTCGTTGCGGCCGCCGTCTACAGCGCCGGAAAAAAAGTCACGGATATTACCCTCGATGAAGGCGCGGCCTGGGCCGCCAAACCCAATCACTTTGTGTGGATAGGCCTGGAAGAACCCAGCGCCCTGGAGCTGAACAACCTGCAGCGCCAGTTCAACCTGCACGAACTGGCGATCGAAGACGCCATGGAAAAACACAGCCGCCCGAAGCTGGAAACCTTCGGCGACGCGCTGTTTATCGTCACCTACTCACCGGTGCGCGAGAACGGCAAGCTGGAGTTTATCGAAACCCATATCTTCGCCGGCACCGGCTACATCATCACCGCACGTAACGGGCATTCGGCATCCTACGGCTTTGTGCGCCAGCGCTGTGAGGCGCGGCCGTTGTTGCTGGAGCATGGAGAAGATTTCGTACTCTATGCCTTGCTGGATTTCGTCACCGAAAACTACCAGCCGGTCAGCGAAGCGATCCACGCCGAGATCGATGAGCTGGAGCGCAACGTGCTGTGCAGTTCGCTGAACGAGCGTGATATTCAGAACCTTCACGGCCTGCGCCGCGACGTGCTGCGGCTCAAGCGCCATGTGGCGCCGATGGTGGAAATCAGCCAGGAATTACAGAAGCTGAGCTTCCCGTTTATCGACAAGAACATGCGCCCGTATTTCCGTGACGTGCAGATCCACGTGACGCGGCAGATGGAAGACCTGACGACCCTGCGCGACATCGCCAGCCAGACCATCGAGATCGGGGTGTTGCTGGAGGCCTCGCGCCAGAGCGTGGTGCAGCGCAAGTTCGCCGCCTGGGCGGCGATCCTCGCGTTCCCCACGGCGGTAGCGGGGATTTACGGGATGAATTTCCAGAACATGCCCGAGCTGCAATGGCACTACGGCTATTTTGCGGTGCTCGGGCTGATTGCGCTGGGCTGCACCAGCCTGTGGGCGAGCTTCAAGCGTTCGGGATGGCTTTAGGCTGGTGCGCCACAAAGCGCATCATCCATTCCGCCACGGTCGCACCGTGGTGGTCCCGTTCAAGGCTGGCCACGCCGTTGGTGTAGACTTTTTCGCCCAGGGTTGTCTGAAGAATCTCGAGCAGTTCGCGGGAATAGTCGTGAACAAATTCCGGATGGCCCTGGAAGCACAGCACCTGGTCGCCGATGTGGTACGCCGCGATAGGGCAGAACTCACTCGAGGCGATGACCGTGGCATTTTCCGGCAAGCTCGTGACTTGGTCCTGATGGCTGATCAACAGCGTCAGTTCCGGTACTTGCGGACTCATCCACGGTGCCGTGGTATCGAGGGTGTAATCATGAATGCCCATGCCCCAGCCCTGGCTCGCGCGCTCGGTCTTGCCACCGAGCAGCAGCGCCAGCAACTGGTGACCGAAGCAGATACCCAATAACTTGTCGCCACGCTCGTAGCGCTGCAGTACGTAGGTCTTGAGCGTCTGGATCCAGGGGTCGGTGCCGAACGAGTCGGCCTTGCTGCCGGTGATCAGGTACGCATCAAAGGCTTCGTCATCCGGCGGATATTCGCCCTGCACCACGTTGTAAACAACGAACTCGGCGGCAATCGGCTGCTTGGCGAACAGGCGCTTGAACATCTGCCCGTAACCTTGGTACTGATCGATCAAGCCTGGACGCAGGATATCGGTTTCCAGGATGCAGACGCGTAGCGACATAAAAAATACCTGACACGGCGATGGGAATATTGAACACCCAGAGCGTGCCTTGAAACACCTGTTCAAAGCAAGCCCCTCCCACGTTCCGATCAGCGGAACGTCTCGCCCTGGGCGGCCTTCTCCAGCAACAGCGCCGGCGGCGTGAACCGCTCGCCATATTCGTCGGCCAGGTAGCGCGCCCGAGCGATAAAGTCGTTCAAGCCGTACTGGTTGATAAACTGCAACGCGCCGCCACTCCACGCCGCAAAGCCAATGCCGAAGATCGAACCGATATTGGCGTCGGCTGTGGACATCAGCACCCCGTCCTCCACGCAACGCACGGTTTCGATCGCCTGGATAAACAGCAAGCGGTCGCGCACGTCCTGGGGCGAAATCTGTTTACCGGGCTGCTCGAACCGCACCTTGAGTTCCGGCCACAGGTGCTTCTGGGCGCCTGCTGGGTAGTCATAAAACCCGCCACCCGCGGCCTTGCCCATGCGTTTGTAGTCGTTGACCAACAGCTCGATCACCGCCGTTGCCGGGTGGGTCGGTGCCACCTTGCCTTGCGCCTGCAGGTCCTTGGCGGTTTGCTGGCGGATATGGCTCATGAGGCTCAGGGATACTTCATCGGACACCGCCAGGGGCCCTACCGGCATACCGGCCTTGCGCGCCTCGGTCTCGATCATCGGCGCAGCCACGCCTTCGCCAAGCATGGCGATGCCTTCGCTGGTGAAGGTGCCGAACACCCGCGAGGTGAAAAAGCCGCGGCTGTCGTTGACCACGATCGGGGTTTTCTTGATCTGCAGTACGAAGTCGAAACCTCGCGCCAGGGTTTCGTCGCGGGTGTGAGCGCCCTTGATGATTTCCACCAGCGGCATCTTGTCCACCGGGCTGAAGAAATGCAGGCCAATAAATGCGCCGGGGTCGGGCACTGCCGTCGCCAATCCGCTGATGGGTAAGGTCGAGGTGTTGGAGGCAATCACCGCGTCTGCCCCGACCACGCGTTGCGCGGCGGCGGTGACGCGGGCCTTGAGTTCACGGTCTTCGAACACCGCTTCGATCACCAGATCACAGCCAGCCAAATCGGCGTCATCCTGTGTGGGATGGATCCGCGCCAAGGTGGTTTCGCGCTGTTCGGCGGTCAATTGCCCACGGCTGACCTTTTTGTCCAGCAACGCGGCCGAATGGGCCTTGCCCTTCTCGGCCGCCGCCAGGTTGATGTCCTTGAGCACCACATCGATACCCGCACAGGCGCTGACATAGGCAATGCCCGCGCCCATCATGCCGGCCCCCAGCACGCCGACCCTGCGCGTCACATAAGGTGCAAAACCCTGCGGTCGCGAACGGCCGGCATTGATTTCGTTGAGCTGGAACCAGAACGTGCCGATCATGTTTTTCGCCACTTGGCCGGTCACCAACTCGGT
This region of Pseudomonas sp. MUP55 genomic DNA includes:
- a CDS encoding nickel/cobalt efflux transporter, whose translation is MPNFADLLQQGGAHAWLYFPSAIVLGALHGLEPGHSKTMMAAFIVAIRGSVKQAVLLGLAATLSHTAVVWLVAIGGMYLGKGLDAQTTEPYFQLASAALIIAIALWMLWRTWRGEQLFKFEQGHAHHHDEHGHHDEVHRLDTGHGRVELSIFEEGTAPHWRLKALAGHAWSASDVRLTTTRPDGSLQSFSFIEREGFVESSVAIPQPHEFSVCLSLGHAGHFHDYDLHYAEHDHGHAEMAGLELASDGYQDAHERAHADDIRKRFTNREVTTGQIVMFGLTGGLIPCPAAITVLLLCLQVKEVALGGMLVLCFSIGLAITLVTVGAAAAIGARQASNRWPWLGTVARRAPYFSSVLIIGVGLYVGIHGWIGLSA
- a CDS encoding metal/formaldehyde-sensitive transcriptional repressor, giving the protein MSHTHAQKDNLLKRVRRIAGQVQAIERALESDADCAKTLHLAAATRGAMNGLMDEIIEAHAHAHVANPALSDEERAKGVDELLEAIRRYSK
- a CDS encoding crotonase/enoyl-CoA hydratase family protein, translating into MSELIAYHLEDGIATLTLSNGKVNAISPAVVSAFNAALDQAEKDRAVVVITGTPGILSGGYDLKVMTAGPKEAIGLVTSGSTLARRLLSHPFPVIVACPGHAVAKGAFLLLSADYRIGVEGPFSIGLNEVAIGMTMHHAGIELARDRLRKSAFHRSVINAEMFDPQGALQAGFLDKVVAPEELHAAALEAARQLKKINMNAHKHTKLKVRKALLDALDDAIIQDQGHVLM
- a CDS encoding 1-acylglycerol-3-phosphate O-acyltransferase, producing MLFLLRMLLMSLHFIVAGVLGVLVGICRPFNPDNSRICARLYALPAMWILRLNVKADVDSLRNKPGTCVVIANHQSNYDLFVLGTVVPYRTVCIAKKSLKWVPLFGQLFWLAGNVLIDRGNAHKARRAMLTTTRTLQHEDTSIWVFPEGTRNLGKGLLPFKKGAFHMAIAAGVPIVQVCVSNYVTHMRLNRWNSGDVLIRSLAPIPTVGMTADDVPALMQACQRQMDECIAQMDRQL
- a CDS encoding magnesium and cobalt transport protein CorA is translated as MGRVVAAAVYSAGKKVTDITLDEGAAWAAKPNHFVWIGLEEPSALELNNLQRQFNLHELAIEDAMEKHSRPKLETFGDALFIVTYSPVRENGKLEFIETHIFAGTGYIITARNGHSASYGFVRQRCEARPLLLEHGEDFVLYALLDFVTENYQPVSEAIHAEIDELERNVLCSSLNERDIQNLHGLRRDVLRLKRHVAPMVEISQELQKLSFPFIDKNMRPYFRDVQIHVTRQMEDLTTLRDIASQTIEIGVLLEASRQSVVQRKFAAWAAILAFPTAVAGIYGMNFQNMPELQWHYGYFAVLGLIALGCTSLWASFKRSGWL
- a CDS encoding amidotransferase; translated protein: MSLRVCILETDILRPGLIDQYQGYGQMFKRLFAKQPIAAEFVVYNVVQGEYPPDDEAFDAYLITGSKADSFGTDPWIQTLKTYVLQRYERGDKLLGICFGHQLLALLLGGKTERASQGWGMGIHDYTLDTTAPWMSPQVPELTLLISHQDQVTSLPENATVIASSEFCPIAAYHIGDQVLCFQGHPEFVHDYSRELLEILQTTLGEKVYTNGVASLERDHHGATVAEWMMRFVAHQPKAIPNA